The following are encoded together in the Vanrija pseudolonga chromosome 7, complete sequence genome:
- the EAF6 gene encoding Chromatin modification-related protein EAF6: MSTQGPPADAKQAQAAALHEIEAAQRRKRALDMSLANLEATIYASEASYLDDTAASGGNIIKGFESYLKPPAHGYTKRKMEAGAEDRLFSGSSVQFQQQQ; the protein is encoded by the exons ATGTCGACTCAAGGtccccccgccgacgcgaagcaggcgcaggcggccgcTTTGCATGAGAttgaggcggcgcagcggaGGAAGCGCGCGCTGGATATGAGCTTG GCCAACCTCGAAGCAACCATCTACGCGTCCGAGGCCTCgtacctcgacgacacggccgcctcgggcggcaACATCATCAAGGGCTTCGAGAGCTACCTCAAGCCGCCGGCACACGGGTACACTAAGCGCAAGATGGAGGCTGGGGCCGAGGACCGGTTGTTCTCGGGCAGCAGTGTGCAGTTCCAG cagcagcagtaa
- the OCT1 gene encoding Mitochondrial intermediate peptidase 1: MIPQNTASRGLRQVLRARMLRPSPASSLRARSLPPARPLSTATAPLRDRLATATATKPAAVFPVAGFPASSDTDVRDLFDTPYAPGTAASPSGLFGYPVLTAPDVLLPLTERTLVHARAIVDRIARAGEDASGRELRLVVKNLDRLSDLLCGVIDMCELVRNAHPSPEWVVAADESYETLCSYMNELNTSRGLFDALVATLAAQHSPPLSHAETQVALTFLRDFEKSGIDLAPDVRARFVELSDSLMTLGRRFLSSATAGPNPSPPIEIPDPEKLLDSLGPQFYNTLRRSWRGAALVTPGSWEAQMIARYARDGEARRLVYVGNSRADPERVGVLEEMLAQRAELAGVLGKKSWGEVALVDKMAKTPENVRGFLESLAEHHRATALSDVAMLQAIKSQSITGIEVAGDPEKAKLQPLYAWDRDIFTERYISSLAPASLEPLAPYFSTGTVMRGLSRLFSRLYGISFRPAPVAPGEVWHPSVRRLDVVDESEGVIGVIYCDLFSRDGKPASGAAHYTVRCSRRVDDDDVRGDRMVDGWDAGLGPGLETGGEAIPGREGRYQLPIVVLTTDFGTVERDRPALLGWHEVETLFHEMGHAMHSMIGRTEYHNVSGTRCATDFVELPSILMEHFVSSPEVLGLFAEHYATGAPLPMELLAAHRRLQQSLAALETHGQIVMAMLDQQYHSLAPGEAVDSTAVHNALQNRVGVVPAVEGTAWQTQFGHLQGYGATYYSYLFDRAIAGKVFETLFTADPLSRDGGDVLKNKLLKWGGGRDPWEMVGDVVGGEEGEVVAKGDERAMGLVGGWYIK; this comes from the exons ATGATACCCCAAAACACGGCATCGCGCGGGCTGAGGCAAGTGCTCCGGGCGCGTATGCTGCGCCCATCACCGGCGTCgagcctgcgcgcgcgctctctCCCCCCAGCCCGGCCGCTATCAACAGCAACGGCACCTCTACGGGACCGACTcgcaacggcgacggcgaccaagcccgccgccgtcttccCCGTCGCTGGCTTCCCAGCATCGTCAGACACAGACGTGCGGGATCTCTTCGACACCCCATATGCgcccggcacggcggccTCCCCGTCGGGCCTGTTCGGCTACCCGGTGCTCACGGCGCCCGACGTGCTCCTCCCGCTCACCGAGCGGACACTggtgcacgcgcgcgcgatcgTCGACCGGatcgcgcgggcgggggaaGACGCGAGCGGCCGAGAGCTGCGCCTGGTGGTCAAGAACCTCGACCGGCTGAGCGACCTGCTCTGCGGCGTGATCGACATGTGCGAGCTCGTGCGGAACGCGCACCCTTCCCCCGAGTGGGtggtcgctgccgacgagagCTACGAGACGCTCTGCAGCTACATGAACGAGCTGAACACTTCCCGCGGGCTGTTCGACGCGCTAGTCgccacgctcgcggcgcagcactCCCCGCCCCTCAGCCACGCCGAGACGCAAGTCGCGCTGACGTTCCTGCGCGACTTTGAGAAGAGCGGcatcgacctcgcgccggACGTGCGCGCGCGATTCGTCGAGCTGAGCGACAGCCTGATGACCTTGGGCCGCCGGTTTctcagctcggcgacggcggggccgaACCCCAGCCCGCCGATTGAGATCCCCGACCCGGAAAagctgctcgactcgctcggcccCCAGTTCTACAACACGCTCCGGCGgagctggcgcggcgcggcgctcgtcacGCCTGGCAGCTGGGAGGCGCAGATGATCGCGCggtacgcgcgcgacgggGAGGCCCGGCGCCTGGTGTATGTCGGCAactcgcgcgccgaccccgaacgcgtcggcgtgctcgaggagatgctcgcgcagcgcgccgagctcgccggcgtgctcggcaaGAAGAGctggggcgaggtcgcgctcgtcgacaagaTGGCCAAGACGCCAGAGAATGTGCGCGGGTTCTTGGAGAGCCTGGCGGAACACcaccgcgcgacggcgctgagCGACGTCGCGATGCTGCAGGCGATCAAGAGCCAGAGCATCACCGGCATCGAGGTCGCGGGCGACCCGGAAAAGGCAAAGCTCCAGCCGCTGTACGCTTGGGACCGGGATATCTTTACGGAGCGGTACATCTCCAGCCTGGCCCCGGCGAGCTTGgagccgctcgcgccgtacTTCTCGACTGGGACGGTGATGCGCGGGCTGTCGCGGCTGTTTTCTCGGCTGTATGGCATCAGCTTCCGCccggcgccggtcgcgcCGGGCGAGGTATGGCACCCGTCtgtgcgccgcctcgacgtggtcgacgagagcgagggcgtCATCGGCGTGATCTACTGCGACCTGTTCTCGCGTGACGGCAAGCccgcgagcggggcggcaCACTACACTGTGCGGTGTAGCCGtcgggtcgacgacgacgacgtgcgcggcgaTCGGATGGTGGACGGGTGGGacgccggccttggccccggcctcgagacgggcggcgaggccatCCCTGGCCGTGAGGGCCGATACCAGCTGCCCATTGTCGTGCTCACCACCGACTTTGGGaccgtcgagcgcgaccgccCGGCCCTGCTCGGCTggcacgaggtcgagacgcTCTTCCATGAGATGGGGCATGCGATGCACT CGATGATCGGGCGGACAGAGTACCACAACGTGTCGGGTACACGCTGCGCGACCGACTTTGTCGAGCTCCCCTCGATTCTCATGGAGCACTTTGTGTCGTCGCCTGAAGTGCTTGGCCTGTTCGCAGAGCACTACGCGactggcgcgccgctgccgatggagctgctcgccgcccaccgcaGGCTGCAGCAgagcctcgcggcgctcgagacgCACGGGCAGATCGTCATGGCGATGCTCGACCAGCAGTAccactcgctcgcgccgggcgaggcggtcgactCGACGGCGGTCCACAACGCGCTGCAgaaccgcgtcggcgtggtgcccgccgtcgagggcacGGCGTGGCAGACGCAGTTTGGCCACCTGCAGGGCTACGGCGCGACGTACTACTCGTACCTGTTTGACCGCGCTATCGCGGGCAAGGTGTTCGAGACGCTCTTCACCGCCGACCCGTTGAGtcgtgacggcggcgacgtgctcaagaACAAGCTGCTCAagtggggcgggggccggGATCCGTGGGAGATGGTCGGGGATGTGgtgggcggggaggagggcgaggtggtggcgaaGGGGGATGAGCGGGCCATGGGGCTGGTGGGTGGATGGTACATCAAGTAA
- the sA gene encoding Phosphoadenosine phosphosulfate reductase: MSDEDRLTPQYTAAQIDEFNKQLDGKTPQEVLTWAIDNVDGLYQTTAFGLTGLAALDMISKISLDRDETHLVPLIFLDTLHHFPETKELATTASDTYLAPLHTYTPPNVATAEEFAAKYGDKLWETDEASYDYLVKVEPAARAYKELGVRAVITGRRRSQGADRADLKVLEVDERGLLKVNPLITWSFKEVKDYVDKEGVPYNPLLDQGYKSIGDVHSTALPDPNAASDAGERSGRWQGKAKSECGLHTNYFEMKKKFEQKAEAAA; this comes from the exons atgTCGGACGAAGACCGCCTCACGCCGCAGTACACCGCGGCCCAGATCGACGAGTTCaacaagcagctcgacggcaagacgCCCCAGGAGGTCCTCACCTGGGCCATTGACAACGTCGATGGGCTGTACCAGACCACCGCGTTCGGCCT CActggcctcgctgccctcgacaTGATCTCCAAGATCTCGCTCGACCGTGACGAGACGCACCTCGTCCCCCTCATCTtcctcgacacgctgcacCACTtccccgagaccaaggagctcgcgacgaccgccTCGGACACGTACCTCGCCCCGCTGCACACGTACACGCCGCCCAAtgtggcgacggccgaggagTTTGCCGCCAAGTACGGCGACAAGCTCTGGGAGACGGACGAGGCGAGCTACGACTACCTCGTCAAGGTTGAgccggctgcgcgcgcaTACAAGGAGCTCGGTGTCCGCGCTGTTATCACAGGACGGAGGCGGAGCCAgggcgccgaccgcgccgacctcaaggtgctcgaggtcgacgagcgcggcctgctCAAGGTCAACCCGCTGATTACTTGGTCATtcaaggaggtcaaggacTATGTTGACAAGGA GGGCGTCCCGTACAACCCTTTGCTCGACCAGGGATACAAGTCTATTGGCGATGTCCACTCTACTGCTTTGCCCGACCCTAATGCCGCTTCTGACGCCGGAGAGCGCTCTGGACGGTGGCagggcaaggccaagtcgGAGTGCGGTCTGCACACCAACTACTTTGAGATGAAGAAGAAGTTTGagcagaaggccgaggccgccgcaTGA
- the btb1 gene encoding BTB/POZ domain-containing protein 1, whose amino-acid sequence MPNLHAHYYHGNVKAFRQELDGTATHAQAGSGSSSANGGTGKSLNPGSASGGRSWSAGGFTCPPVKADPNERDGLGRTTLHLAASSLTPQAYTFFTILLRSPNLSVNLQDYESGYTALHRALYAGNIRAARDLLARSDTDISIKDGEGLTAFDLYNGTVEGTNPPTDVDGTDLYAWGVNRNFALGTGDSTDKAFPDRINLLTQRQASDNPDPAQRFFHVGIKEAKMARLHTTVVTNEARGNLSLSGFGSGGRLGRSVHSQLSLLPLPDLQHTIVGTALGQDHTLALTSGGYILSWGNNRFAQLGYAIEAPEVPNPFAKDGDELVQAQPKRIIGPLKKEWVRGVAAGRMSSACWTADAVWTWGTNLGHLGYEKAANPVQVNPRKVTSISQPVIDVALSDYAMLCLLDSYEVLCFHHDTNFKINFGGPQRSLRTPKNPGQVSLDPEIRKVTSCGLTFATLSRKGDVCTFQLPHPSEEATKDARDRYVTVKPQIQWALRKNFTAVRDLALGSDGTLIVSTASGHVFVRQRLKAGSGQLKFRRVPYLQRIIKVACNESGAFAAVRVDAKPTPIEYKGKTFEEDLFLLQPHFRRFEHQMTDEDFERHQSAAKATDEDEDEGSNPVAHDITMAISMCQILERWQATSSDSLFAWGQPLLGSDIKLVVGEYAIPAHSVLLCLRTPVFARALSGAKVDGITLGKDGDGPTLELDACHPLVALLLLQFLYSDNIAAVWDSRVAHILQDKFKDLKLPIGEIKADVRRFAEVLELAPLSPVLQLLSKAPISQSTLAPDVATFFEQTSTPPSDLCDMIVSLADRDVACQSVLLRARCPFFESMFADGEWAVERDENNKAVIDMPHLRWRPMNLVFRFIHEGVEDDLFDYLHQETLDEFLDFVFEVMAAATELLMDRLVLVCSRVIARHCNPYNAAALAVEASFYQATTLKLSIFDYIIACMETMLESGLLDDMDEDVMKDLCGVIAAKQRDKAIVPRTGLLVDDLMAKHREWIAVQDIPVPRIRVPQRWKPKSPRISPADTTSMSQIHKRPPKSTLGTPDLKPLQPSIADDDIFSMDDEPTLSSSPALGPSPGSRGAATPNTRPITPLNLPSSSAGAGKGAVWKSRTVESEKVDLRSIMAEAAATKRPAVPTTPASKLGTSPSLGSSPRMTPAGPPRASTPGSSGSPWRAVDTRRTSLTGIQNQQSAPPAASSALARAATSQASPAPQRNLITPVKMQPATVTPRRAAGGAAWATPTTYAAPQPLAGPSTSPAASSMPAFSLLAIQQEERLAAEKTTPRAPKSFTEILKEEKASKAAAKEEENFLRWWQEEESRQKAATGSSGSQPGAAAANSGRGRGRGGQQQTRVAKRGGRGGGEGPANGDNHDTADTRGGSGGAGAGGRGRGRGGGKHGGRNSNGGSNGAEEATKPNGNGAPKANGQSAAVLKASGSANSPDGPANGRTPGEPRRARGQRGGGGRGGKEAKEDKPKAVVV is encoded by the exons ATGCCCAACCTCCACGCGCACTACTACCATGGTAATGTCAAGGCGTTCCGTCAAGAGCTGGACGGAACGGCTACCCACGCGCAAGCTGGAtccggcagcagcagcgccaacGGAGGCACAGGCAAGAGCCTGAACCCCGGCAGCGCGTCGGGTGGCCGTAGCTGGTCAGCAGGCGGCTTCACCTGCCCGCccgtcaaggccgacccCAATGAGCGCGATGGCCTCGGCAGGAC AACGCTCCACCTTGCGGCCTCGAGCCTCACACCACAGGCATACACGTTCTTCACTATTCTGCTGAGGAGCCCGAACCTGTCGGTCAACCTCCAGGACTACGAGTCGGGGTACACGGCCCTCCATCGCGCACTGTACGCCGGCAACATCCGGGCCGCGCGTGATCTTCTTGCGAGGAGCGATACCGACATCTCgatcaaggacggcgagggatTGACGGCGTTTGATCTCTACAACGGGACGGTCGAGGGG ACAAACCCGCCGACTGATGTCGACGGCACCGATCTGTATGCCTGGGGCGTTAATC GCAACTTTGCTCTCGGAACTGGCGATTCGACAGACAAGGCGTTCCCAGACAGAATCAACCTCCTCACCCAGCGCCAGGCGAGCGATAATCCCGACCCGGCTCAGCGCTTCTTCCATGTTGGCATCAAGGAAGCCAAGATGGCGAGGTTGCACACGACAGTCGTGACGAACGAGGCTCGGGGTAACCTCAGCTTATCGGGCTTTGGGTCTGGTGGACG CCTTGGCAGAAGTGTTCACTCGCAGCtgtccctcctcccccttccTGACTTGCAGCACACGATTGTGGGGACGGCACTCGGCCAGGACCACACTCTGGCTCTCACATCTGGGGGATACATCCTCTCGTGGGGAAACAACCGGTTCGCTCAGCTTGGGTACGCGATCGAGGCGCCCGAGGTGCCCAACCCGTtcgccaaggacggcgacgagctcgtccaggCCCAGCCAAAGCGTATTATCGGCCCCCTGAAGAAGGAGTGGGTCCGTGGTGTGGCTGCAGGCCGCATGTCAAGTGCATGCTGGACGGCTGATGCCGTGTGGACATGGGGCACCaacctcggccacctcggctaTGAGAAGGCGGCCAACCCCGTCCAGGTGAACCCGCGCAAGGTCACCTCCATCTCACAACCCGTTATCGACGTTGCGCTATCCGACTACGCCATGCTCTGTCTCCTCGACTCGTACGAAGTGCTCTGCTTCCACCACGATACCAACTTTAAAATCAACTTTGGCGGCCCTCAGAGGTCACTTAGGACTCCTAAAAACCCAGGCCAAGTCagcctcgaccccgagatcCGCAAGGTCACCTCGTGTGGCCTCACCTTTGCCACCCTATCCAGGAAAGGTGATGTCTGCACCTTCCAGCTGCCTCACCCATCGGAAGAGGCCACCAAGGACGCGCGTGACCGATATGTCACCGTTAAGCCTCAGATTCAGTGGGCGCTCCGCAAGAACTTCACTGCCGTCAGGGATCTTGCCCTCGGCTCGGATGGCACGCTGATCGTGTCCACCGCCTCGGGCCACGTATTCGTGCGACAGCGGTTAAAGGCTGGCTCTGGCCAGCTCAAGTTCAGGCGCGTGCCGTACCTGCAGCGAATCATCAAGGTCGCGTGCAACGAGTCTGGCGCGTTCGCGGCGGTTCGCGTGGACGCCAAGCCCACGCCCATCGAGTACAAGGGCAAGACGTTTGAGGAAGACTTGTTCCTCTTACAGCCTCACTTCAGGCGATTCGAGCACCAGATGACCGACGAGGACTTTGAGCGTCACCAGTCGGCTGCCAAAGCCacagacgaggacgaggacgaaggGTCTAACCCGGTCGCCCACGACATTACGATGGCAATCTCGATGTGCCAGATCTTGGAGCGATGGCAGGCGACAAGTAGCGACTCGCTGTTTGCCTGGGGCCAGCCGCTGCTTGGTAGCGATATCAAGCTGGTTGTCGGCGAGTATGCCATCCCAGCACACAGCGTCTTGCTATGCCTTCGGACACCAGTGTTCGCCCGCGCTCTCTCTGGCGCAAAGGTTGACGGCATTACGCTCGGCAAGGATGGGGATGGACcgacgctcgagctcgacgcaTGTCACCCCCTCGTTgctctccttctcctccagTTCCTCTACTCGGACAACATCGCAGCTGTTTGGGACTCGAGAGTTGCCCACATTCTCCAGGACAAGTTCAAGGATCTCAAGCTGCCCATCGGGGAGATCAAGGCCGACGTGCGTCGGTTCGCAGAGgttcttgagctcgcccCTCTTTCACCTGTCCTGCAACTCTTGTCAAAAGCGCCAATCTCTCAGAGTACATTGGCCCCCGACGTCGCCACGTTCTTTGAGCAGACGTCGACACCGCCGTCCGACCTGTGCGATATGATTGTCTCGCTTGCAGACCGCGATGTCGCGTGCCAGTCGGTCCTGCTGCGCGCACGTTGCCCGTTCTTCGAGTCCATGTTCGCCGACGGCGAATGGGCTGTCGAGCGTGACGAGAACAACAAGGCCGTGATCGACATGCCCCACCTTCGCTGGCGGCCAATGAACCTCGTGTTCAGGTTCATCCACGAgggtgtcgaggacgaccttTTCGACTACCTCCACCaggagacgctcgacgagttcTTGGACTTTGTGTTCGAGGTCATGGCGGCCGCAACAGAGTTGCTAATGGACCGTCTGGTCCTCGTGTGCTCGCGCGTCATCGCCCGACACTGCAACCCGTAcaacgcggcggcgttggctgTCGAGGCATCGTTCTaccaggcgacgacgctcAAGCTCAGCATCTTCGACTACATCATTGCGTGCATGGAGACCATGCTGGAAAGCGGTCTCCTggacgacatggacgaggacgtcatGAAGGACCTGTGCGGCGTCATTGCGGCCAAGCAGCGTGACAAGGCCATTGTGCCGAGGACCGGTCTGCTTGTCGACGACTTGATGGCCAAGCACCGCGAGTGGATTGCAGTGCAGGACATACCTGTTCCTCGGATTCGCGTTCCTCAAAGATGGAAGCCAAAGTCGCCACGGATCTCACCGGCCGACACGACGTCCATGTCGCAGATCCACAAGCGGCCACCCAAATCGACGCTGGGGACACCAGACTTGAAGCCATTGCAGCCGTCGATTGCAGACGATGACATCTTCTCTATGGATGACGAGCCGACGTTGTCATCGTCCCCCGCTCTGGGCCCGTCGCCGGGCTCACGGGGTGCCGCTACACCGAACACACGGCCTATTACCCCTCTCAACTTGCCAAGCAGCTCGGCTGGCGCGGGTAAGGGAGCCGTGTGGAAGTCGAGGACGGTGGAGTCGGAGAA GGTCGACTTGCGCAGTATtatggccgaggccgcggcaACGAAGAGACCGGCAGTGCCGACCACCCCGGCGTCCAAGCTTGGTACATCGCCATCACTTGGATCGTCTCCTCGGATGACACCAGCAGGCCCGCCACGAGCATCGACTCCAGGTAGCTCGGGTTCGCCATGGCGTGCGGTGGACACACGGAGGACGTCGCTCACGGGCATCCAAAACCAGCAGTCGGCACCGCCTGCTGCCAGCTCGGCCCTTGCTCGTGCGGCTACGTCTCAGGCGTCGCCCGCACCGCAGCGCAACCTCATCACACCGGTCAAGATGCAACCGGCAACAGtcacgccgcgacgagcggcaggAGGCGCGGCATGGGCAACGCCGACAACGTATGCGGCTCCGCAGCCTCTGGCCGGGCCGAGCACATCTCCCGCTGCGTCCAGCATGCCTGCATTCTCGTTGCTGGCTATCCAGCAGGAAGAGCGCCTGGCCGCCGAGAAGACTACCCCCAGAGCACCAAAAAGCTTCACCGAGatcctcaaggaggagaaggcctCCAAGGCTGCGGCCAAAGAGGAGGAGAACTTCTTGCGCTGgtggcaggaggaggagtcTAGGCagaaggcggcgacgggctccTCGGGTTCGCAGCCaggcgctgcggctgcgAACAGTGGCCGGggccgtggccgaggagggcaacaGCAGACCCGCGTCGCGAAACGtggggggcgcggcggtggcgagggcccAGCCAATGGAGACAACCACGACACGGCGGACACGCGGGGTGGgtccggcggcgctggcgctggtggccgtgggcgaggccgaggaggcggcaaACACGGCGGGCGCAACTCGAACGGCGGCAGCAACGGGGCTGAGGAGGCGACCAAGCCGAACGGCAACGGTGCACCGAAGGCGAATGGCCAGAGTGCCGCGGTGCTCAAGGCCAGCGGTAGCGCCAACTCCCCCGACGGCCCTGCCAACGGCCGGACCCCTGGCGAGCCGAGACGGGCCagaggacagcgaggaggtggagggaggggaggcaAGGAGGCAAAGGAGGACAAGCCGAAGGCAGTAGTCGTGTAG
- the pho2 gene encoding 4-nitrophenylphosphatase, with protein sequence MTPPPFLDTPEAYTTLFDSVDTFLLDCDGVIYHGPVVVPGVKRVLSLMRARGKKIIFVTNNATKSRRMYKTTFDKLGIEAHENEIFGSGYASAVYMSRILNFPADKRVYVLGEKGLEEELDSVGIKHCGGTDPEDRVFIPSMDFSYFTPDPTVGAVLCGFDSGINYKKLGKAFSYLRDDPNVHFLLTNQDKVFPTHGTFYPGSGSLSAPLVFALQGKREPTIIGKPNKPMMDAIIAEHQFDPARALMVGDNLLTDIAFGNNSGLRTLLVMGGVTQKEQIYGDKPSDILPTFVVESLGDLAVLDGQPAEKTA encoded by the exons ATGACACCCCCGCCCTTCCTCGACACGCCCGAGGCGTACACCACGCTCTTCGACAGCGTCgacaccttcctcctcgactGCGACGGCGTCATCTACCAcggccccgtcgtcgtccccggcgTCAAGCGCGTCCTCAGCctcatgcgcgcgcggggcaagAAGATCATCTTCGTGACCAACAATGCGACTAAGAGCAGGAGGATGTACAAGACTACGTTTGACAAGCTGGGCATTGAGGCGCACGAG AACGAGATCTTCGGCTCGGGCTACGCTTCCGCCGTGTACATGTCCCGCATCCTCAACTTCCCCGCCGACAAGCGCGTatacgtcctcggcgagaagggcctcgaggaggagctcgacagCGTGGGCATCAAGCACTGTGGCGGGACG GACCCCGAGGACCGCGTCTTCATCCCCTCGATGGACTTCTCGTACTTTACGCCTGACCCGactgtcggcgccgtgctgtGCGGCTTTGACTCGGGCATTA ACTACAAGAAGCTCGGCAAGGCCTTCTCGTACCTCCGCGACGACCCCAACGTGCACTTCCTCCTCACGAACCAGGACAAGGTGTTCCCCACCCACGGCACATTCTACCCAG GCTCCGGCTCCCTCTCCGCCCCCCTCGTCTTCGCGCTCCAGGGCAAGCGCGAGCCCACCATCATCGGCAAGCCCAACAAGCCCATGATGGACGCCATCATCGCTGAGCACCAGTTCGACCCTGCCCGCGCGCTCATGGTCGGCGACAACCTGCTCACTGACATTGCCTTTGGCAACAACTCGGGTCTGCGTACCCTCCTCGTCATGGGCGGCGTCACCCAGAAGGAGCAGATCTACGGCGACAAGCCCAGCGACATTCTCCCCACGTTTGTCGTCGAGAGCCTCGGTGACCTTGCtgtcctcgacggccagccCGCCGAGAAGACTGCCTAA